A stretch of Lathyrus oleraceus cultivar Zhongwan6 chromosome 6, CAAS_Psat_ZW6_1.0, whole genome shotgun sequence DNA encodes these proteins:
- the LOC127096243 gene encoding uncharacterized protein LOC127096243: MAAMSFIDFATNSANPYYLHPNENPALVLVSSLLDDKNYHTWSRSMQIALISKNKDKFIDGTLPKPVVSDVLYASWIRCNTMVLAWIQRSISTSIARSVLWIDTAAGVWKNLQVRFSHTDIFRISDIQEDLYKFRQGTLDVSNYFTHLKVLWYELETYRPIPSCSCAIPCTCGASGSIRRYRDQDYVIRFLKGLNEKFTHSKSQIMTMNPLPDIDKTFSLVIQQEREMNHATSAVLPVVGNIEESIALNVSHDAQPNKSNLYRGKYQGAAGSRGQNRVCTHCGRNNHTIDTCFIKHGYPPGFKNKTKGNGFGSQQSATTNNASETPALGSSSTNASYGLTREQYNNILALLQHSKLVSTINSMSTSPLVLNSLSSTANGKSHSLWILDTRV, translated from the coding sequence ATGGCTGCAATGAGTTTTATAGATTTCGCTACCAACTCTGCTAATCCTTATTACCTGCATCCGAACGAGAATCCGGCTCTTGTTCTCGTTTCTTCACTACTCGATGACAAAAATTACCACACATGGTCTCGTTCAATGCAAATCGCGTTGATCTCCAAGAACAAAGACAAATTTATCGACGGTACTCTTCCTAAACCCGTTGTTTCAGACGTTCTTTATGCGTCGTGGATTCGTTGCAACACGATGGTTCTTGCATGGATACAACGCTCAATCTCTACATCAATTGCACGATCGGTTCTATGGATTGACACAGCTGCGGGTGTGTGGAAGAATCTGCAGGTTCGATTTTCTCATACTGATATTTTCCGCATATCTGACATTCAAGAAGATCTTTACAAGTTCCGTCAAGGTACCTTAGATGTATCCAATTATTTTACTCATTTGAAAGTTCTGTGGTATGAATTGGAAACTTATCGTCCAATTCCATCTTGTTCCTGTGCGATTCCATGTACTTGTGGTGCTTCTGGATCGATTCGCCGTTATAGAGATCAAGACTATGTGATTCGATTCCTTAAGGGTTTGAATGAGAAATTCACTCATTCCAAGAGCCAAATCATGACGATGAACCCGCTACCTGATATTGATAAGACTTTCTCTTTGGTGATTCAACAAGAAAGAGAAATGAATCATGCTACTTCTGCAGTTCTTCCTGTTGTTGGCAATATTGAAGAGAGTATAGCCTTGAATGTATCTCATGATGCTCAGCCAAACAAATCCAATTTGTATAGAGGAAAATATCAGGGTGCAGCTGGTTCAAGAGGTCAAAATCGTGTCTGTACTCACTGTGGAAGAAATAACCATACCATTGATACTTGTTTCATCAAGCATGGGTATCCACCAGGCTTCAAGAACAAGACCAAAGGCAATGGATTCGGTTCTCAACAGTCTGCAACAACCAACAATGCATCAGAGACGCCTGCATTAGGTTCAAGTTCCACTAATGCCTCTTATGGCTTGACTCGAGAGCAATACAACAACATTTTGGCACTGCTTCAACATTCAAAACTTGTTTCCACAATTAATTCAATGTCTACATCTCCTCTTGTGCTAAATTCTTTGTCTTCCACTGCCAATGGTAAGTCTCATTCTTTGTGGATCCTTGATACAagagtgtag